Within the Halichoerus grypus chromosome 2, mHalGry1.hap1.1, whole genome shotgun sequence genome, the region AGGAGCGCATAGCCACACTTGCAAGTTCAGCCAGGATCATACTAACTTAATGCCTTCCCTTAGAGACCCCACCCAAGGGGGTCAGATGACCAGATCCCTGCTCTGTCTGACAGGCTGTCTCCTCTCTGCAGGGACAGGGCAGGAGACGAGCACGGGAGGGTGCCCGGCGGCTCCTCGGGAGCCAGGGGGCGGAGGGAGATACATGCATACAGTTGCTGCTTCGAGGCACCGGGACCTGTGAAGCACCTGAGCTGGATGACAGGGAAACATGGCCAGGATGGGGTTACCAAGCTGAAGCTGGAGCCCAGCAAGAGTGACCCGTTCTCCATGCGTGCTGTGTCCCTTGGTTCCTGCATGCCCTGCCCAGGCGTTCAGGGTGCTGTCCACACCGGTGGGGTAACTGCTTTCAGGAATTCACCCAGCTGTCACCCAGGAAGCCATTCTCCCAGTGCCTACACCAGCCGCACCAGCAGAGCTTTGCGGGACAGCGATCAGAGCCAGGTGCACcctccacccagctgccccttcccccaaggGAGCCTGGACAATGGGCTCCCTCAGCCCAGAGGGCAGCGTCTCACAGCAGTGGGCCATTCCATCGAGGACACCAAGTTTCGAGGTGGGCCAATGCCCTCGGGAGCTCCGTGCAACCCCATCTTGTCACTTGATGTGCCCATCAAGATGGAGAGTGACTCTGGGTCTGAGGATGCGGCAGATGGCTACTCCATGTCCCCAAGCCAGGTGTGGCTGGGGGCCAGTGGTGTGGCCCAGAGACAGCTGGTCACGTTCCCTAGCAGGATGCACCTGAAGACAGAGCCGGAAGCCAGGTCCCACCCGCGTGCGCCGCACCTGGGGCACAGCTTGCTGGAGGCCCACCCGAGTGGCAGGGCTCCGCTCAGACCTGGCAGGGAGCTGGCCCCCTTCCACCCCGCACACTGTGCCTGCCTGGAGCGTGTGCAAGGCCTTCCTGAGCCAGATTGTCCCCACCACTTCTGTGCACAGGGCCACCAGCCCCCTGCACTGGGCTGTGACTGCAGAGCTCCGGGGACTGCGCCCATCGTCAAACGAGAGCCCCTGGACTCACCGCTATGGGCCAGTCACAGCCAGGGCGGGGTGCCTGGAATGTTCCCCAAAAGTGCCGTGGCAACTCTGATGCCTCCCAAAGCGCCTGAGTGTGCTTTCCTGCCATAAAGTGGGGTGTTTGTAAAAGCTAGCCTCTGTCCACACTCAGACTCACCGCTCAGCTGGGATGGCACATGCAGGATCAGAGCCTTTCTTCCGCACCGCTGCATGAGTTCAGTCCCCTGGTAAGAGTGGGCAGCGTGTGCAATGGCATAGTCTGTATTTTGTAAAGTGTCATGCAAGTTCTTCAGTGCAAAGTGGTCTGAAGTCTGTTCAAGTATGACAGTATTTCTCTTTGAAGGATTAAAAGTTTTTAGAAAGTGGCCGGAGTGAGACAAGTCAGCCTGGCAGGGCATCCCCCACTCTGAGAGGCAGTGGGCTCCTGGCCGACTGGCAGTCATGCCGTAGTTCCCAGGGGTCCACACGCCCACTTCCCGGAGGATTGACGCCTCTGTGGAGTGGACTGCAGACAGCTGCACACCCTGCGTGTGAATTAGGGATTTAATTCTCTCGAGCCACAGGTGCCATGCCCCCATTCATGGAAGGAATCTGGACGGTTCCAGGCAGaagaggctgtgtgtgctgggTCCTGCCCTCTCTACTATGTGCAGCATATGCTTCTCACCCCACAGCGGAGTCTGAGGCCATGCCCAGGTGCAAATGGACAGGATAATGTCCCGCTCCTCCTGGAAGTCTGTCTGGCGTTTTTCATGGGCCTCTGAAGGTGGTTCGTGCTAATCTGTCTCCAGTACATGGTGAACCTCGAGTTTACAGAGTCTGGGtttggaagcagagagaaggacaaaatgtagagaaaagaggTAGAAAGTCAAGTTGTCCATGGGGGCTGTGTATCGGTTTTCAGATGAGAATTCCAATCACCGCCTAAGGAAGAATTATTAGACACAAGACGGACAGGAAATGTTTTCTAGGAAAACTGTAAAGGTCATACACTCTGACCATAGAAGACCTGGATGCGAAGGCATAACTCAGAACGTGGAAGTCTCCCACAGTCACCACCAGAGATGAACCCCCTGCCCCGCGCTAGTGCACTTGGTGTGGGGTGTGCCGTCAGCTGTGAAGGCCACCGCCAAGCCCACCTGTCCCGTGGTGGACCCGCTCCTGCTCCTCAGGGACAAGAGCATCTGTCCCTAAAGTCACCTCCACCTGGGAGTCTCGGGAGGTGGCAGGAGCCCCCGGACCAGGACTTGCTGCTCCACCATTGGTACGTTCTGATCTCCAGTGTGGGGCCTGTCTCTCCATCTTTTGTGGCTTCGGAGTATGAGTCTTCAGCTGAGTTCATGCACATTCACCTTGTCAGAACTCAGGGCTCGGCCGGTAGGACTGGGTCTTCTGGACACTTGCGCACACGCTGGGGTGCCCCTGCACAGGTTGCCAGCCTTGTGGAAGGGTCCCCCTTGCGGGATGGCAGGAGCTGAAGGCCTCCTCCTGGCACTGACTGAGAAGGTCACCCACTGGAGCCCAGGGTTGGGAGCGGTGTGGTCCCCTGGGGCCAGCCCAgcagcctctcccccactcacctcACTGAGGCCTTGCAAAGGGTGACATTGGTGCTGCAGTATCCCCACTTCACTGCCAGAGTCTCCCCCATCTGTTATGATGGTGGCACAACCACCTGGGGACGCCTGCTGGGGCCCTCGGGCTGGCCCCGGGCCCTCCTCACATGGTTCTCATGCTGAGCAAGCACACCTCTGCTGCCGGAGACACGGGCTGGAATCTCAgaatcctcctccttccttcctggttAAACCCGGCACCCAGGTCCCACATGTGACCGTGCACCTCCCTGGGGTCCCCATCCATGAGGGCACCAACCCTCTCACTTCATCCATGGAGAAGTCACACATCGGGCTGAGGCTGGCTGCAGGACCATGTCCTGAGATGCACTGGGGCTCCCCCAAGTATAatgcctgcccttccccacctcaggACCCAGCATACAGGGAGTACTGCATGCATGTAATGTGCAACCCGGAAAACACAGGACGGAAAAGGTGGAATTCAGACATCATTGCGTGTTTGCACACGGTAGCCAGGCCGCAGTGTAACCAAAGAAGAGCTCCAGACAAGAGCCTCAGGGAGCAGCCGTTCCGAAGCACACAGTTGTCGCTGCCCACGAGGACCATGGCACCAtgccgccccctccccacaggcGGCCAGATGCGCAGTTGGCAGGTGGACAGGTCCTGCTTTGCTGACAGAGAATTCGACACCTGGAAGTCAGCTCTGTGGGTCTTGTGTTCCGGAGATGCCCATCATCCCCCTGGGCCCCTTGAACACTCCGGGTCAACACCAGCAAAATGTCCTTGAGTCCGTACATGCCCCTCCTAAAAAGGATTGTGTGGGAAGATGAAGGAATGTAGAAGGTGCAGATGTGGTCACTTCCGCTTTAAAATGTCGTTATCAGTGCTAATTATaggcttgtatttttttattatttcatagctTTTGCTTATATagctaaaaaatattaaaatcaaatgtaATGTGGGAATGGATGGACAGGAGGAGATGAACACaagttacattttatatttttacagctTCTACTGGAGGAAAAAAGTTTTGGACATCTAGACTGacttgttgactttttaaaaatgaatacattttaatgaaaCTTTTAATACCGTTTTCTCAGTGCCTTTAGAAAGAGCCTTCATATATATTTCTGATACTGTGGTTTGTATTAAATATGCaatattgatataaaataaatcacatgttAAATCATGTTTACCATAAAGAGA harbors:
- the AHRR gene encoding aryl hydrocarbon receptor repressor isoform X4; translation: MLEGKEESLFRNTVPKGPRQLAVSAPSPEDRGLSARSAVLEGRLLLESLDGFALVVSAEGMIFYASATIVDYLGFHQTDVMHQNIYDYIHVDDRQDFCRQLHWAMDPPQVLFGQPPHSETEDAVLGRLLRAQEGGAGSPTDFSAFLTRCFVCRVRCLLDSTSGFLTMQFQGKLKFLFGQKRKTPSGTVLPPRLSLFCIVVPVLLPSVAEVKMKSAFLRVKHRVDVSASMDTKARAAASPCEPEFHGKPSYFAGRNNGENIPVLRTQADAGRWARVPARAPCVCLRNGPDLVSDPEGAAGDRAGDEHGRVPGGSSGARGRREIHAYSCCFEAPGPVKHLSWMTGKHGQDGVTKLKLEPSKSDPFSMRAVSLGSCMPCPGVQGAVHTGGVTAFRNSPSCHPGSHSPSAYTSRTSRALRDSDQSQVHPPPSCPFPQGSLDNGLPQPRGQRLTAVGHSIEDTKFRGGPMPSGAPCNPILSLDVPIKMESDSGSEDAADGYSMSPSQVWLGASGVAQRQLVTFPSRMHLKTEPEARSHPRAPHLGHSLLEAHPSGRAPLRPGRELAPFHPAHCACLERVQGLPEPDCPHHFCAQGHQPPALGCDCRAPGTAPIVKREPLDSPLWASHSQGGVPGMFPKSAVATLMPPKAPECAFLP
- the AHRR gene encoding aryl hydrocarbon receptor repressor isoform X3, which encodes MPRGTLQQGLVSWDVDDICLCDLHVSVPKGPRQLAVSAPSPEDRGLSARSAVLEGRLLLESLDGFALVVSAEGMIFYASATIVDYLGFHQTDVMHQNIYDYIHVDDRQDFCRQLHWAMDPPQVLFGQPPHSETEDAVLGRLLRAQEGGAGSPTDFSAFLTRCFVCRVRCLLDSTSGFLTMQFQGKLKFLFGQKRKTPSGTVLPPRLSLFCIVVPVLLPSVAEVKMKSAFLRVKHRVDVSASMDTKARAAASPCEPEFHGKPSYFAGRNNGENIPVLRTQADAGRWARVPARAPCVCLRNGPDLVSDPEGAAGDRAGDEHGRVPGGSSGARGRREIHAYSCCFEAPGPVKHLSWMTGKHGQDGVTKLKLEPSKSDPFSMRAVSLGSCMPCPGVQGAVHTGGVTAFRNSPSCHPGSHSPSAYTSRTSRALRDSDQSQVHPPPSCPFPQGSLDNGLPQPRGQRLTAVGHSIEDTKFRGGPMPSGAPCNPILSLDVPIKMESDSGSEDAADGYSMSPSQVWLGASGVAQRQLVTFPSRMHLKTEPEARSHPRAPHLGHSLLEAHPSGRAPLRPGRELAPFHPAHCACLERVQGLPEPDCPHHFCAQGHQPPALGCDCRAPGTAPIVKREPLDSPLWASHSQGGVPGMFPKSAVATLMPPKAPECAFLP
- the AHRR gene encoding aryl hydrocarbon receptor repressor isoform X2, whose product is MMIPPGECTYAGRKRRKPVQKQRPATGAEKSNPSKRHRDRLNAELDHLASLLPLPPDIVSKLDKLSVLRLSVSYLRVKSFFQAVPKGPRQLAVSAPSPEDRGLSARSAVLEGRLLLETDVMHQNIYDYIHVDDRQDFCRQLHWAMDPPQVLFGQPPHSETEDAVLGRLLRAQEGGAGSPTDFSAFLTRCFVCRVRCLLDSTSGFLTMQFQGKLKFLFGQKRKTPSGTVLPPRLSLFCIVVPVLLPSVAEVKMKSAFLRVKHRVDVSASMDTKARAAASPCEPEFHGKPSYFAGRNNGENIPVLRTQADAGRWARVPARAPCVCLRNGPDLVSDPEGAAGDRAGDEHGRVPGGSSGARGRREIHAYSCCFEAPGPVKHLSWMTGKHGQDGVTKLKLEPSKSDPFSMRAVSLGSCMPCPGVQGAVHTGGVTAFRNSPSCHPGSHSPSAYTSRTSRALRDSDQSQVHPPPSCPFPQGSLDNGLPQPRGQRLTAVGHSIEDTKFRGGPMPSGAPCNPILSLDVPIKMESDSGSEDAADGYSMSPSQVWLGASGVAQRQLVTFPSRMHLKTEPEARSHPRAPHLGHSLLEAHPSGRAPLRPGRELAPFHPAHCACLERVQGLPEPDCPHHFCAQGHQPPALGCDCRAPGTAPIVKREPLDSPLWASHSQGGVPGMFPKSAVATLMPPKAPECAFLP